Proteins encoded in a region of the Ziziphus jujuba cultivar Dongzao chromosome 3, ASM3175591v1 genome:
- the LOC132803107 gene encoding disease resistance protein RPP13-like has protein sequence MADVVVSFALENLKTLLIHEANLFRRVKDDVNLLQDDFGIMDAFLKDSEGKGDDHYMVKELINQIRDTAFDAEDVINTYMAQVIKQRRRNLLLKLLHCFDHAAVLHHVAEKTPSVKRKIENIYANKTIFGIEAQSHADEEAEQSLQQQRRRNIEEEDVVGFGDDTAKLVDQLLDQGRLQREVISIIGMGGLGKTTLARKIYNNSVIKNHFDHCVWVNVSQEYKTRMLILDILKCVGQVSDETNKMSDEQLKGELREKLKGKRYFVVMDDVWKPQFWDEIRTCFPNDSNGSRILITSREKEVASNASSTPPYFLPFLDEEASWELLCKKVFRGEKCPSNLESLGRQLAESCKGLPLSIVVLGGILANKEKTHQRWSNFIGNVNWFLINDDDSKRCSDILALSYNHLPRKLRLCFLYVGVFPEDFLIPARDLIQLWVAEGFISVQNGRRNMDEIDVAENYLEKLIDRSLIQIASRRSDGGVKSCRIHDLLRDLCIKMSSQEKFYEVHVNSAYVRRSLNNRRIPRRLSIQGNIDFDSISSTSTSNNSSSVGSLLLFTSDFRFNHLKWASKNFRFIRLLSVVVNDLNLDLNFPKEVGQLVFLRYLKIVRWQGGSAYGVWKSFPSFICKHPYLETIHVQGWTDMSIPNEIWMMKQLRHLYISYGIELKPPSKVGHTLSNLKVLSLVHVDKKTSILFQKSLFPNLRKLHLGRLFEGVMDESMVSEILASLESLRNLQTLKLIMFKFGQRLDLFSSSSSSSKLTKITFEDCEFLDPNHFMGSLGKLANLQILKINRCDMSSRQLHFMAGEFPQLEVFKMIGLRDIEAWELETHAMPNLQHLVIKGCTSLRNLPDELWSLANLRMVQVSDIETDLKEKLVIKQSEMKENGYSCKLLIN, from the coding sequence atggctgACGTTGTTGTTAGTTTTGCCTTGGAAAACTTGAAAACTTTGCTCATCCATGAAGCAAATTTGTTTCGTAGAGTGAAGGATGATGTTAATTTGCTTCAAGATGATTTTGGCATTATGGATGCCTTTCTCAAAGATTCTGAAGGGAAAGGAGATGATCATTACATGGTGAAGGAGTTAATCAACCAAATCAGAGATACTGCTTTTGATGCTGAGGATGTCATAAACACATACATGGCTCAAGTTATTAAGCAACGGAGGAGGAACCTGCTGCTGAAACTGCTCCATTGCTTTGATCATGCAGCCGTGCTTCACCATGTTGCCGAGAAAACCCCCAGCGTCAAGAGAAAGATTGAGAATATTTATgccaataaaacaatatttggcATAGAAGCTCAATCTCATGCAGACGAAGAGGCAGAACAATCACTTCAGCAGCAACGCCGGAGAAATATTGAGGAAGAAGATGTGGTGGGGTTTGGCGATGACACCGCAAAATTGGTCGATCAGCTTCTCGATCAAGGCAGATTACAGCGCGAGGTAATTTCAATCATAGGCATGGGTGGTTTGGGAAAGACCACACTTGCCAGGAAAATTTATAACAATTCTGTAATCAAGAATCATTTTGATCATTGTGTATGGGTTAATGTATCTCAAGAATACAAAACCAGAATGTTGATTCTTGATATATTGAAGTGTGTTGGGCAAGTATCAGACGAAACAAATAAGATGTCTGATGAACAACTCAAAGGCGAATTGCGTGAAAAGTTGAAAGGAAAGAGGTATTTTGTCGTCATGGATGACGTGTGGAAACCTCAGTTTTGGGATGAGATAAGAACATGTTTTCCCAACGACTCAAATGGAAGCAGGATATTAATCACTAGTCGGGAAAAAGAAGTTGCTTCAAATGCTAGCTCAACTCCTCCTTATTTCTTACCTTTTCTTGATGAGGAAGCGAGTTGGGAACTCTTATGCAAGAAGGTGTTTCGAGGAGAAAAATGTCCTTCAAATCTGGAAAGTCTCGGGCGGCAACTTGCAGAAAGTTGTAAAGGCTTACCACTTTCTATCGTGGTATTGGGAGGTATTCTGGCAAACAAAGAGAAGACACACCAAAGATGGTCCAATTTTATCGGCAATGTCAATTGGTTCCTCATCAACGATGACGACAGCAAGCGTTGTTCAGATATTCTTGCTCTGAGCTACAACCACTTGCCACGTAAATTGAGACTATGTTTCTTGTATGTTGGTGTCTTCCCTGAAGATTTTCTGATCCCTGCAAGGGATTTAATTCAATTGTGGGTTGCTGAAGGATTCATATCTGTTCAAAATGGCAGAAGAAATATGGATGAAATTGATGTTGCTGAAAACTACTTGGAAAAGCTCATCGATCGAAGTTTGATCCAGATAGCAAGTAGGAGAAGCGACGGAGGTGTGAAGTCGTGCCGTATCCATGACCTCCTAAGAGACTTGTGCATAAAGATGAGTTCTCAAGAGAAATTTTACGAGGTTCATGTGAATAGTGCTTACGTTAGACGTTCCTTAAATAATAGAAGGATCCCTCGGCGATTATCCATACAAGGTAACATTGATTTTGATAGCATTTCCTCCACAAGCACTAGCAATAATTCAAGTTCTGTTGGGTCTTTGTTGTTATTTACCTCAGATTTTCGTTTCAACCATTTGAAATGGGCTTCGAAGAACTTTAGGTTTATCCGGTTGTTGTCTGTTGTGGTTAATGATTTAAatcttgatcttaattttcCTAAGGAAGTAGGACAGCTAGTATTTCTAAGATACCTTAAAATAGTACGTTGGCAAGGAGGATCTGCATATGGTGTTTGGAAATCATTTCCTTCTTTTATATGCAAGCATCCATATCTTGAAACAATTCATGTGCAAGGATGGACTGATATGAGCATTCCAAATGAGATATGGATGATGAAGCAATTAAGACATCTCTATATATCTTATGGAATAGAATTAAAACCACCTTCAAAAGTTGGTCACACTTTAAGCAACCTCAAAGTCCTTTCCCTTGTACATGTTGATAAGAAAACTTCCATTCTCTTTCAAAAATCTTTGTTCCCAAATTTGAGAAAACTGCATTTAGGTAGACTGTTTGAGGGTGTGATGGATGAATCTATGGTGTCGGAAATATTGGCAAGTCTAGAGTCTTTGCGAAACCTACAGACCTTGAAATTGATAATGTTCAAATTTGGGCAACGGTTGGATTTGTTctcatcgtcatcatcatcatcaaaactCACCAAGATTACATTTGAAGACTGCGAATTCTTGGACCCAAACCACTTTATGGGAAGTCTTGGGAAACTTGCCAACTTACAGATCCTAAAGATTAACAGATGTGATATGTCGTCTCGGCAGCTACATTTCATGGCGGGTGAATTTCCACAGTTGGAAGTCTTTAAAATGATTGGTTTAAGAGATATTGAAGCGTGGGAACTCGAGACACATGCAATGCCCAACCTTCAGCATCTGGTTATAAAAGGATGTACAAGCTTGAGAAACCTTCCTGATGAACTCTGGAGCTTGGCTAACCTCAGAATGGTACAGGTATCGGACATCGAAACAGATTTGAAGGAGAAGCTCGTGATCAAGCAATCAGAGATGAAGGAGAATGGATATTCTTGCAAACTCCTCATAAATTGA
- the LOC125423192 gene encoding glycine-rich RNA-binding protein 2, mitochondrial-like: MIVVARVIIDRNTGRSRGFGFVNFSSDDSASSALSAMDGQDLQGRHIRVSYATERSESSGRSFGGGGGGGYRGGGGGFGGGRGGDFDF; encoded by the exons ATGATTGTAGTGG CGAGGGTTATTATTGATAGGAATACTGGGAGGTCTAGGGGATTCGGTTTTGTCAACTTCTCCAGCGATGACTCTGCTAGCTCGGCACTATCTGCAATGGATGGCCAG GATTTACAAGGGCGTCATATTCGTGTGAGTTATGCTACTGAGCGGTCCGAATCTAGTGGTAGATCCTTTGGTGGCGGTGGTGGCGGAGGTTAtcgtggtggtggtggtggttttgGTGGAGGCCGGGGTGGGGATTTTGACTTTTAA
- the LOC125423491 gene encoding disease resistance protein RPP13-like: protein MTDAVLGFVLEKLENLIIHEANLFHRVKDDVNLLQDDLRIMNAFLRDSEGKGDGQDMVKELIGQIREAAFEAEDVINTYMAQVIKQRMRNLLQKSLHYFDQAVVLHQVAEKTQSVKRRIDNIYANKTKFGIEAQSHVDEETELSLQERRRNVEEEDVVGFGNDTAKLVDQLLDQGRVQREVISIIGMGGLGKTTLARKIYNNTHIKNHFDYCAWVNVSQEYKTRMLILDMLKCVGPIADETYKKSDEQLKDTLHDNLKGKRYFVVMDDVWKLEFWDEIRAYFPNESNGSRILITSREKEVASHASSTPYFLPFLDKETSWELLCKKVFRGEKCPSNLESLGRQLAESCKGLPLSVVVLGGILANKEKTHQTWSDFVGNVNWFLIDEDKKRCADILALSYNHLPRKLRVCFLYVGIFPEDYLISARTLTQLWVAEGFISVQNDSTKMDEIKIAEQYLEGLIDRSLIQVASKRSDGGVKTCRIHDLLRDFCIKMSIQEKFYEVRVNELSLSNSNPRRLSIQGSIDEGLPKEIWIMKQLRHLYAGQGLKLPQPPSKGGHTLSNLQVLSCVEVDEKTVILFRKSLFPNLRKLHLSSHLCWIDQSMVSEILASLKSLQHLQILKLSWLTIGQRLDLFSLSSSSKLTKVTVLNCNRVDLISLGKLVSLRILKIRECDMSSRQLHFMAGEFPQLEVFKMIGLRDIETWELDTHAMPNLQHLAIEECQNLRNLPDELWSLANLRKVELSEIPQNLKEKLMTKQSKMKEDGYSCKLIIH, encoded by the exons atgaCTGACGCTGTTCTTGGTTTTGTGTTGGAGAAGTTGGAAAATTTGATCATCCATGAAGCAAATTTGTTCCATAGAGTCAAGGATGATGTTAATTTGCTTCAAGATGATCTTCGCATTATGAATGCCTTTCTCAGAGATTCTGAAGGGAAAGGTGACGGTCAGGACATGGTGAAGGAGCTAATCGGCCAAATCAGAGAAGCTGCTTTTGAGGCTGAAGATGTCATAAACACATACATGGCTCAAGTTATAAAGCAACGGATGAGGAACCTGCTGCAGAAATCGCTCCATTACTTTGATCAAGCAGTCGTGCTTCACCAGGTTGCAGAGAAAACCCAGAGCGTCAAGAGAAGGATTGATAATATTTAtgccaataaaacaaaatttggcaTAGAAGCTCAATCTCATGTAGATGAAGAAACAGAGCTATCACTCCAGGAGCGTCGGAGAAATGTTGAGGAAGAAGATGTGGTGGGCTTTGGCAATGACACAGCAAAATTGGTTGATCAGCTTCTCGATCAAGGCAGAGTACAACGCGAGGTAATTTCAATCATTGGCATGGGTGGTTTAGGAAAGACCACACTTGCCCGAAAAATTTACAACAACACTCATATCAAGAATCATTTTGATTACTGTGCATGGGTTAATGTATCTCAAGAATACAAAACCAGAATGTTGATTCTTGATATGTTGAAGTGTGTTGGGCCAATAGCAGACGAAACATATAAAAAGTCTGATGAACAACTTAAAGACACACTGCATGACAACTTGAAAGGAAAGAGATATTTTGTCGTCATGGACGACGTGTGGAAGCTTGAATTTTGGGATGAGATAAGAGCATATTTTCCCAACGAATCAAATGGAAGCAGAATATTAATCACTAGTCGGGAAAAAGAAGTTGCCTCTCATGCTAGCTCAACTCCTTATTTTTTACCATTTCTTGATAAAGAAACGAGTTGGGAACTCTTATGCAAGAAGGTGTTTCGAGGAGAAAAATGTCCTTCAAATTTGGAAAGTCTCGGGCGGCAACTTGCTGAAAGTTGTAAAGGCTTACCACTTTCTGTTGTGGTATTGGGAGGTATTCTGGCAAACAAAGAGAAGACACACCAAACATGGTCCGATTTTGTTGGCAATGTCAATTGGTTCCTCATCGACGAGGACAAAAAGCGCTGTGCAGATATTCTTGCTCTCAGCTACAACCACTTGCCACGTAAATTGAGAGTATGTTTCCTATATGTCGGTATCTTCCCTGAAGATTATTTAATCTCTGCAAGGACACTGACTCAGTTGTGGGTGGCTGAAGGATTCATATCTGTTCAAAATGACAGCACAAAAATGGATGAAATTAAGATTGCAGAACAGTACTTGGAAGGGCTCATCGATCGAAGTTTGATCCAGGTAGCAAGTAAGAGAAGCGACGGAGGTGTGAAGACATGTCGTATCCATGATCTCCTAAGAGATTTCTGCATAAAGATGAGTATTCAAGAGAAATTCTATGAGGTTCGGGTGAATGAGCTAAGTTTATCAAATAGCAACCCTCGGAGACTTTCCATACAAG GGTCAATTGATGAGGGCTTGCCGAAAGAGATATGGATCATGAAGCAATTAAGGCATCTCTATGCAGGACAAGGATTAAAATTGCCCCAGCCACCTTCAAAAGGTGGTCACACTTTAAGCAACCTCCAAGTCCTTTCCTGTGTAGAGGTTGATGAGAAAACTGTCATTCTCTTTCGAAAATCTTTGTTCCCAAATTTGAGAAAACTGCATTTAAGTTCGCATCTATGCTGGATTGATCAATCTATGGTGTCCGAAATATTGGCAAGTCTCAAGTCGTTGCAACACCTACAAATCTTGAAATTGAGTTGGTTGACAATTGGGCAACGGTTGGATTTGTTCTcactatcatcatcatcaaaactCACCAAGGTTACAGTTCTAAATTGCAACAGGGTGGACCTGATAAGTCTTGGGAAACTTGTCAGCTTACGGATCCTAAAAATTAGAGAATGTGATATGTCGTCTCGGCAGCTACATTTCATGGCTGGTGAATTTCCGCAGTTGGAAGTCTTTAAAATGATTGGTTTAAGAGATATTGAAACGTGGGAACTCGATACACATGCAATGCCCAACCTTCAGCATTTGGCCATTGAAGAATGTCAGAATTTGAGAAATCTTCCAGATGAACTCTGGAGCTTGGCTAACCTCAGAAAGGTAGAGTTATCGGAAATCCCACAAAATTTGAAGGAGAAACTCATGACCAAGCAATCAAAGATGAAAGAGGACGGATATTCTTGCAAACTCATCATTCATTGA